From Streptomyces cyaneogriseus subsp. noncyanogenus, the proteins below share one genomic window:
- a CDS encoding DUF72 domain-containing protein, protein MGDILVGACSWTDRQLVGSGWYPRGRRDAEGRLRHYASRLPVVEVDSGYYALPSRRNSELWVERTPDGFRFDVKAFSLLTGHPTRAEALPADLRRAGPGPVRRGQADPALLDEVWGRFAEAIEPLRKAGRLGAVLFQFPPWFAPGAASEEALDACARRAAGWPLAVEFRHPGWWEAERADATWELLSGLGATAVGTDMVQGLPGSLPPIAPVTRPALAVVRFHGRSPDWGRGGKEDRFRHDYAPAELAAWVPRLRRAARQADEVHVLFNNCCADAAVRAAETMSALLTARRR, encoded by the coding sequence ATGGGCGACATTCTGGTCGGAGCGTGTTCGTGGACGGACCGTCAGCTCGTGGGCAGCGGCTGGTACCCACGCGGACGGCGGGACGCCGAGGGGCGGCTGCGGCACTACGCCTCCCGGCTGCCCGTCGTCGAAGTGGACTCCGGGTACTACGCGTTGCCGAGCCGGCGCAACAGCGAGCTGTGGGTGGAGCGCACGCCGGACGGCTTCCGCTTCGACGTCAAGGCGTTCTCGCTGCTGACCGGCCATCCCACGCGGGCCGAGGCGCTCCCCGCCGACCTGCGCCGGGCCGGGCCCGGCCCGGTCCGGCGCGGGCAGGCGGACCCGGCGCTGCTGGACGAGGTGTGGGGGCGGTTCGCCGAGGCGATCGAGCCGCTGCGCAAGGCCGGGCGGCTGGGCGCCGTGCTGTTCCAGTTCCCGCCGTGGTTCGCGCCCGGGGCGGCGAGCGAGGAGGCGCTGGACGCGTGCGCCCGGCGCGCCGCGGGGTGGCCGCTGGCCGTGGAGTTCCGGCATCCGGGGTGGTGGGAGGCGGAGCGGGCCGATGCCACCTGGGAGCTGCTGTCCGGCCTCGGCGCGACGGCCGTCGGCACCGACATGGTCCAGGGCCTGCCCGGTTCCCTGCCGCCCATCGCGCCGGTCACCCGGCCCGCCCTGGCGGTGGTGCGGTTCCACGGCCGCAGCCCGGACTGGGGGAGGGGCGGCAAGGAGGACCGCTTCCGCCACGACTACGCGCCGGCCGAACTCGCCGCGTGGGTGCCCCGGCTGCGGCGCGCGGCCCGGCAGGCGGACGAAGTGCACGTGCTGTTCAACAACTGCTGCGCGGACGCCGCCGTGCGCGCCGCCGAGACGATGAGCGCTCTGCTCACTGCGCGGCGTCGCTGA
- a CDS encoding ArsR/SmtB family transcription factor, whose product MGHGAVIPAQEAAARVRLDADNVAKVATTLQALSTPSRLLILARLREGPLPATELAAEVGMEQSACSHQLRLLRNLGLVVGERRGRSVVYALHDHHVAELLDQAVYHVEHLRLGISDAAQ is encoded by the coding sequence ATGGGTCACGGAGCCGTCATCCCCGCGCAGGAAGCCGCCGCACGGGTGCGCCTGGACGCGGACAACGTCGCGAAGGTCGCCACCACGCTCCAGGCCCTGTCCACCCCCTCCCGCCTGCTGATCCTCGCGCGGCTGCGCGAGGGCCCGCTGCCGGCCACGGAGCTGGCCGCCGAGGTGGGCATGGAGCAGTCGGCCTGCTCGCACCAGCTACGGCTGCTGCGCAACCTGGGCCTCGTGGTCGGCGAGCGCCGCGGCCGGTCGGTGGTGTACGCGCTCCACGACCACCACGTCGCCGAACTGCTCGACCAGGCCGTGTACCACGTGGAGCACCTGCGGCTGGGGATCAGCGACGCCGCGCAGTGA
- a CDS encoding heavy metal translocating P-type ATPase, protein MGLHVFLYGVRVSTTLTPTSVPAPARQAPRRRTRVLALPEARWALTSLIAFLLALAADLGGASAWAYGPLYAIAYAAGGWEPALEGLRALREKTLDVDLLMIVAALGAAAIGQVLDGALLIVIFATSGALEALATARTADSVRGLLDLAPATATRLTADGREETVPTAGLAVGDVLLVRPGERIGADGTVLDGTSEADQATITGEPLPVLKRPGDEVFAGTLNGTGALRVRVARDPADSVIARIVTLVEEASRTKAPTQLFIEKIEQRYAVGVVAATLAVFGVPLAFGEDLTGALLRAMTFMIVASPCAVVLATMPPLLSAIANAGRHGVLVKSAVAMERLGEIDATALDKTGTLTEGAPEVTAVRPLPGSGLDEDDLLALAAAAEHPSEHPLARAVVAAARARGLRLAPATDFTATPGRGVKAVVDGREVRVGRAETPEGDETTVQVTRDGVPVGTLALTDRLRPDAAGAAAALTTLTGTAPTLLTGDNAPAAARVAAATGITDVRADLLPEDKVTAVRALEQDGRKVLFVGDGVNDAPALAAAHAGVAMGRAGSDLALETADAVVVRDELAAVPAVIRLSRAARRLVVQNLVIAGTFITVLVLWDLIGHLPLPLGVAGHEGSTVLVGLNGLRLLRESAWRSGPAQEGRR, encoded by the coding sequence ATGGGTCTTCATGTATTCCTGTATGGTGTCCGCGTGTCCACGACCCTCACCCCGACCTCCGTCCCCGCGCCGGCCCGGCAGGCGCCCCGCCGGCGCACCCGCGTCCTCGCCCTGCCCGAGGCCCGGTGGGCGCTCACGTCGCTGATCGCCTTCCTCCTGGCGCTCGCGGCGGACCTCGGCGGCGCCTCCGCCTGGGCGTACGGGCCGCTGTACGCGATCGCCTACGCCGCGGGCGGCTGGGAGCCCGCGCTGGAGGGACTGCGGGCGCTGCGCGAGAAGACCCTCGACGTCGACCTGCTGATGATCGTCGCGGCACTGGGCGCGGCGGCCATCGGCCAGGTCCTCGACGGCGCCCTGCTCATCGTCATCTTCGCCACCTCCGGCGCCCTGGAGGCGCTGGCCACCGCCCGCACCGCCGACTCCGTGCGCGGTCTGCTCGACCTCGCCCCCGCCACCGCCACCCGGCTGACCGCCGACGGCCGCGAGGAGACCGTCCCCACCGCCGGACTCGCCGTCGGGGACGTGCTGCTGGTGCGGCCGGGGGAGCGGATCGGCGCCGACGGGACGGTCCTGGACGGCACCAGCGAGGCCGACCAGGCCACCATCACCGGCGAACCCCTCCCGGTCCTCAAGCGCCCCGGCGACGAGGTCTTCGCCGGCACCCTCAACGGCACCGGCGCCCTGCGCGTCCGGGTCGCGCGCGACCCGGCCGACTCGGTCATCGCCCGCATCGTCACCCTCGTCGAGGAAGCCTCCCGCACCAAGGCCCCGACCCAGCTCTTCATCGAGAAGATCGAGCAGCGGTACGCGGTCGGCGTGGTCGCCGCCACCCTGGCGGTCTTCGGCGTCCCGCTCGCCTTCGGCGAGGACCTCACCGGCGCCCTGCTGCGCGCCATGACCTTCATGATCGTCGCCTCCCCGTGCGCGGTCGTCCTCGCCACCATGCCGCCCCTGCTCTCCGCCATCGCCAACGCCGGACGCCACGGCGTCCTGGTGAAGTCGGCCGTCGCCATGGAACGCCTCGGCGAGATCGACGCCACCGCCCTGGACAAGACCGGCACCCTCACCGAGGGCGCCCCCGAGGTGACCGCCGTACGCCCGCTGCCCGGCTCCGGCCTGGACGAGGACGACCTCCTCGCCCTCGCGGCGGCCGCCGAGCACCCCAGCGAGCACCCGCTGGCCCGTGCCGTGGTGGCCGCCGCCCGCGCCCGCGGTCTGCGCCTCGCGCCCGCGACGGACTTCACGGCGACCCCGGGGCGCGGCGTGAAGGCGGTCGTCGACGGCCGGGAGGTGCGGGTCGGCCGGGCCGAGACCCCCGAGGGCGACGAGACCACCGTCCAGGTCACCCGCGACGGCGTCCCCGTCGGCACCCTCGCCCTCACCGACCGCCTCCGCCCCGACGCCGCCGGTGCCGCCGCCGCGCTGACCACCCTCACCGGTACCGCCCCCACCCTGCTCACCGGCGACAACGCGCCCGCCGCCGCCCGGGTCGCCGCCGCCACCGGCATCACCGACGTCCGCGCGGACCTGCTGCCCGAGGACAAGGTCACCGCCGTACGCGCGCTGGAACAGGACGGCCGCAAGGTGCTGTTCGTGGGGGACGGCGTCAACGACGCGCCCGCCCTCGCCGCCGCCCACGCCGGTGTCGCCATGGGCCGCGCGGGTTCCGACCTCGCGCTGGAGACGGCCGACGCGGTCGTGGTGCGCGACGAGCTGGCCGCCGTCCCCGCGGTGATCCGCCTCTCCCGGGCCGCCCGCCGCCTGGTGGTGCAGAACTTGGTGATCGCGGGGACGTTCATCACCGTGCTCGTCCTGTGGGACCTCATCGGCCACCTGCCGCTGCCGCTCGGCGTCGCCGGGCACGAGGGATCGACCGTGCTGGTCGGTCTGAACGGGCTGCGGCTGCTCAGGGAATCCGCGTGGCGATCCGGGCCCGCCCAGGAAGGACGACGCTGA
- a CDS encoding AlkA N-terminal domain-containing protein, producing MYTDTERCVRAVRSKDARFDGWFFTAVLTTGIYCRPSCPVVPPKPENMVFHPSAAACQQAGFRACKRCRPDTTPGSPEWNQRADLTARAMRLIADGVVDREGVPGLAARLGYSTRQVERQLLAELGAGPLALARAQRAQTARLLIETTALPMAQIAFAAGFSSLRTFNDTVREVFALTPSELRARAPERRTGTAPGSLSLRLPFRAPLNPDNLFGHLAATAVPGVEEWRDGAYRRTLRLPHGHGIVALAPHPDHIACRLTLTDLRDLTVAISRCRRLLDLDADPAAVDDRLRADPVLAPLVDKAPGRRVPRTVDEAEFAVRAVLGQQVSTAAARTHAARLVTAHGAPVDDPGGGLTHLFPSPEELAAVDPATLAMPRTRRTTFTTLVRHLADGSLDLGPAGDWTDTRARLLDLPGFGPWTADVIAMRALGDPDAFLPTDLGIRRAAKELGLPATPAALTARAAAWRPWRAYAVQYLWATDDHPINFLPV from the coding sequence ATGTACACCGACACCGAGCGCTGTGTGCGCGCCGTCCGGTCCAAGGACGCCCGGTTCGACGGATGGTTCTTCACGGCCGTCCTGACCACCGGGATCTACTGCCGTCCGAGCTGCCCGGTGGTGCCGCCCAAGCCGGAGAACATGGTGTTCCACCCGAGCGCGGCGGCCTGCCAGCAGGCCGGGTTCCGGGCCTGCAAGCGCTGCCGCCCGGACACCACCCCCGGCTCCCCGGAGTGGAACCAGCGCGCCGACCTCACCGCCCGCGCCATGCGGCTGATCGCCGACGGCGTCGTGGACCGCGAGGGCGTGCCCGGCCTCGCCGCCCGGCTCGGCTACAGCACCCGGCAGGTCGAACGCCAGCTCCTCGCCGAGTTGGGCGCGGGCCCCCTCGCCCTGGCCCGCGCCCAGCGCGCCCAGACCGCACGGCTGCTCATCGAGACCACGGCGCTGCCGATGGCGCAGATCGCCTTCGCCGCCGGCTTCTCCTCCCTGCGCACCTTCAACGACACCGTCCGCGAGGTCTTCGCCCTCACCCCGAGCGAGCTGCGCGCCCGCGCGCCCGAGCGCCGCACCGGCACCGCCCCCGGCAGCCTCTCCCTGCGCCTCCCCTTCCGCGCCCCCCTCAACCCCGACAACCTCTTCGGCCACCTCGCCGCCACCGCCGTGCCCGGCGTGGAGGAGTGGAGGGACGGCGCCTACCGCCGCACCCTGCGCCTCCCCCACGGCCACGGCATCGTCGCCCTCGCCCCGCACCCCGACCACATCGCCTGCCGCCTCACCCTCACCGACCTGCGCGACCTGACCGTCGCCATCAGCCGCTGCCGCCGCCTGCTCGACCTGGACGCCGACCCGGCCGCCGTCGACGACCGGCTCCGCGCCGACCCGGTCCTCGCGCCCCTGGTGGACAAGGCCCCCGGCCGCCGGGTGCCGCGCACGGTCGACGAGGCGGAGTTCGCCGTACGGGCCGTGCTGGGCCAGCAGGTCTCCACCGCCGCCGCCCGCACCCACGCCGCCCGCCTGGTCACCGCGCACGGCGCACCCGTCGACGACCCCGGCGGCGGCCTCACCCACCTCTTCCCGTCCCCCGAGGAGCTCGCGGCGGTCGACCCGGCCACCCTGGCCATGCCCCGTACCCGCCGCACCACGTTCACCACCCTCGTCCGCCACCTGGCCGACGGCTCCCTCGACCTGGGCCCCGCCGGCGACTGGACGGACACCCGCGCCCGCCTGCTCGACCTGCCCGGCTTCGGCCCCTGGACGGCCGACGTCATCGCGATGCGCGCCCTCGGCGACCCCGACGCCTTCCTCCCCACCGACCTCGGCATCCGCCGCGCCGCCAAGGAGCTCGGCCTGCCCGCCACCCCCGCGGCCCTCACCGCCCGCGCCGCCGCCTGGCGCCCCTGGCGGGCCTACGCGGTCCAGTACCTGTGGGCCACGGACGACCACCCCATCAACTTCCTCCCCGTCTGA
- a CDS encoding methylated-DNA--[protein]-cysteine S-methyltransferase: MKQHTVIDSPYGPLTLVADDGVLCGLYMTDHRHRPPEETFGPRLPPRERGRAAGRDAHPFAAVEEQLEAYFTGGLREFSLPLSLAGTPFQRRVWDELNRIPYGETRTYGELAGALGIPSASRAVGLANGRNPVSIIVPCHRVIGANGSLTGYGGGLDRKRRLLDFERGSALF; this comes from the coding sequence ATGAAACAGCACACGGTCATCGACAGCCCGTACGGCCCGCTCACCCTCGTCGCCGACGACGGCGTCCTGTGCGGCCTGTACATGACCGACCACCGTCACCGCCCGCCGGAGGAGACCTTCGGCCCGAGGCTCCCCCCGCGCGAGCGCGGCCGCGCGGCGGGGCGGGACGCGCACCCGTTCGCCGCGGTGGAGGAACAACTGGAGGCGTACTTCACCGGCGGGCTGCGGGAGTTCAGCCTCCCGCTGAGCCTGGCCGGAACCCCGTTCCAGCGCAGGGTCTGGGACGAGCTCAACCGGATCCCGTACGGGGAGACCCGCACCTACGGCGAACTGGCCGGGGCCCTCGGCATCCCGTCCGCCTCCCGCGCCGTGGGCCTCGCCAACGGCCGCAACCCGGTGAGCATCATCGTCCCCTGCCACCGCGTCATCGGCGCGAACGGCAGCCTGACCGGCTACGGCGGCGGCCTGGACCGCAAGCGGCGGCTGCTGGACTTCGAGCGGGGATCGGCCCTGTTCTAG
- a CDS encoding SIR2 family NAD-dependent protein deacylase, with product MSKPLVALLSGAGVSTDSGIPDYRGPNGLWRRDPEAEKLVTYAYYMGDPEIRRRSWRMRLKNRTLRAQPNAAHRAVAELERAGVPVRVITQNVDGLHQLAGLSARKVLELHGTARSYVCTACRARGPMEDALARVEAGEDDPPCLECGGILKSATVMFGERLDPVVLGQAVAISKACQVFVAVGTSLQVQPAARLAGVAADHGARLIIVNAEPTPYDGQADEVIREPIGTALPALLRRLVSEGPG from the coding sequence ATGAGCAAGCCTCTGGTCGCCCTCCTCAGCGGCGCCGGCGTCTCGACCGACTCCGGCATCCCCGACTACCGCGGGCCCAACGGGCTGTGGCGGCGGGACCCCGAGGCCGAGAAGCTCGTGACGTACGCGTACTACATGGGCGATCCGGAGATCCGGCGGCGGTCGTGGCGGATGCGGCTGAAGAACCGCACGCTGCGGGCGCAGCCCAACGCGGCCCACCGGGCGGTGGCCGAACTGGAGCGGGCCGGGGTGCCGGTCCGGGTGATCACGCAGAACGTGGACGGGCTGCACCAGCTCGCCGGCCTGTCCGCCCGCAAGGTGCTCGAACTGCACGGCACCGCGCGCAGTTACGTCTGCACGGCCTGCCGTGCCCGGGGGCCGATGGAGGACGCCCTGGCCCGGGTCGAGGCCGGTGAGGACGATCCGCCGTGCCTGGAGTGCGGCGGGATCCTGAAGTCGGCGACCGTGATGTTCGGCGAGCGGCTCGACCCCGTCGTCCTCGGACAGGCCGTGGCCATCAGCAAGGCGTGCCAGGTCTTCGTCGCCGTCGGCACCAGCCTCCAGGTCCAGCCCGCCGCCCGCCTCGCCGGCGTCGCCGCCGACCACGGCGCCCGTCTGATCATCGTCAACGCCGAGCCGACGCCGTACGACGGCCAGGCCGACGAGGTGATCCGGGAGCCGATCGGCACGGCGCTGCCGGCGCTGCTGCGCCGCCTGGTCAGCGAAGGCCCCGGCTGA
- a CDS encoding type II toxin-antitoxin system VapB family antitoxin translates to MAKVTVSLDAQLVVEVMVLAGVGNPQDAVELVVRDYIARGHRTEAKIAERDEALREIDAGPRTNEG, encoded by the coding sequence ATGGCCAAGGTCACCGTCTCCCTGGACGCCCAGCTCGTCGTCGAAGTCATGGTGCTCGCCGGGGTGGGCAACCCGCAGGACGCCGTGGAACTCGTCGTCCGCGACTACATAGCGCGCGGTCACCGCACCGAGGCCAAGATCGCCGAGCGGGACGAGGCGCTGCGGGAGATCGACGCCGGGCCCCGCACCAACGAGGGCTGA
- a CDS encoding MarR family winged helix-turn-helix transcriptional regulator has translation MTSTQRVPLHDDLDVGDLTQAIENFNRYYIRLPTVQKLSFTTLSVLDTLAHGGPKRLTELARTEQISQPGLTQLVTRLERDGLVERRPDPTDGRAVLVHITDRGRKIGQVRHEDRGRHLLPLIARLTPAERRAIAAALPALSRLAELGAQAGR, from the coding sequence GTGACTTCTACCCAGCGTGTCCCCCTGCATGACGACTTGGATGTCGGCGATCTCACCCAGGCGATAGAGAACTTCAACCGCTACTACATCCGCCTTCCCACGGTGCAGAAGCTGTCGTTCACGACACTGTCCGTGCTGGACACACTGGCCCACGGCGGCCCGAAGCGGCTGACCGAACTCGCCAGGACCGAACAGATCAGCCAGCCGGGGCTCACCCAGCTCGTCACCCGGCTGGAACGGGACGGACTGGTCGAACGCCGCCCCGATCCGACGGACGGGCGCGCCGTGCTCGTCCACATCACCGACCGGGGCCGGAAGATCGGCCAGGTCCGGCACGAGGACCGGGGCCGTCATCTGCTCCCGCTGATCGCCCGGCTGACGCCCGCCGAGCGGCGGGCGATCGCCGCCGCCCTGCCCGCCCTGTCCCGCCTCGCGGAGCTGGGCGCCCAGGCCGGACGGTAG
- the gap gene encoding type I glyceraldehyde-3-phosphate dehydrogenase: protein MTITVGINGFGRIGRSYFRALLASGADIRVAAVNDLTDAKALANLLKYDSVYGPLPQEVVAEGSSLRVGDTVVEVLGERDPAQLPWGRLGVDVVIESTGVFNDAAKARKHIDAGASKVVVSAAAKNADLTLVYGVNDNLYDPEKHTIVSNASCTTNCLAPMARVLDDALGIECGTMTTIHAYTQDQNLQDGPHADPRRARAANLSTIPTTTNAASAIGLVLPSLQGKLDGFSVRVPVPVGSLTDLTVRVGRETTVEEVNSLFRKAADGDLARILRYTADPVVSADIVRDPASCIFDSLLTQVIDGRHVHVFGWYDNEWGFSNRLIDTTKLVAGVTD, encoded by the coding sequence ATGACAATCACTGTGGGAATCAACGGCTTCGGCCGCATCGGCCGTAGCTACTTCCGTGCCCTGCTCGCGTCCGGCGCCGACATCCGCGTGGCCGCGGTCAACGACCTGACCGACGCGAAGGCCCTGGCGAACCTGCTGAAGTACGACAGCGTGTACGGGCCGCTGCCGCAGGAGGTCGTGGCGGAAGGCTCGTCGCTCAGGGTCGGGGACACCGTGGTCGAGGTCCTCGGTGAGCGCGACCCCGCACAGTTGCCCTGGGGCCGTCTCGGGGTCGACGTGGTCATCGAGTCGACGGGCGTGTTCAACGACGCCGCCAAGGCCCGGAAGCACATCGACGCCGGGGCCTCGAAGGTGGTCGTCTCCGCCGCGGCGAAGAACGCGGACCTCACCCTCGTCTACGGGGTCAACGACAACCTGTACGACCCCGAGAAGCACACCATCGTCTCCAACGCCTCGTGTACGACGAACTGCCTGGCTCCGATGGCCCGGGTGCTCGACGACGCGCTCGGCATCGAGTGCGGCACCATGACCACGATCCACGCCTACACGCAGGACCAGAACCTCCAGGACGGCCCGCACGCCGACCCCCGGCGTGCCCGCGCGGCCAACCTCAGCACCATCCCGACCACCACCAACGCCGCCAGTGCGATCGGCCTGGTGCTCCCGAGCCTGCAGGGCAAGCTCGACGGGTTCTCGGTGCGGGTGCCCGTCCCCGTCGGCTCGCTGACCGACCTGACCGTCCGGGTGGGCCGCGAGACGACGGTGGAGGAGGTCAACTCGCTGTTCCGCAAGGCGGCCGACGGCGACCTCGCGCGGATCCTGCGCTACACCGCGGACCCGGTGGTCTCGGCGGACATCGTCAGGGACCCGGCCTCGTGCATCTTCGACTCCCTGCTCACGCAGGTCATCGACGGCCGCCACGTGCACGTCTTCGGCTGGTACGACAACGAGTGGGGCTTCTCCAACCGCCTCATCGACACGACCAAGCTGGTCGCGGGCGTGACCGACTGA
- the penM gene encoding pentalenolactone synthase: protein MTELPRLPFDNPDIIGIAPQMLALQKEGPIARVRTAGEDAWLVTRYDEVRTLLADRRLALSNPYPERTTKSAARAFMVALMAGDDHHTEAPRHAQMRALLVPRFSTRRMRLMKARIEQHVDELLDELAASTPPVDLHRALSFPLPTMVVCDLLGVPLADRERFGQWARGTFDQSDNQHSANTFQQVVDYMTELVARKRTEPGDDILSELIADKDHTLSDAEIAHLGNAVLLFGYETTIVRIDLGTLLLLRNPAQRALLAEKPELAPAAVEEILRLGVGGNGSNAIIPRYAHSDITVGDTVIRAGDAVMLAIGAANYDERAYPGADLFDLTREKPKSHMAFGHGARHCIGRTLARIELTAVFERLFRRLPDLRLAVPEESLRWQEHRITGGFDEIPVTF, encoded by the coding sequence ATGACGGAACTTCCGAGGTTACCGTTCGATAATCCAGACATTATCGGCATCGCGCCCCAGATGCTCGCGCTGCAGAAGGAGGGGCCGATCGCCAGGGTGCGCACCGCCGGTGAGGATGCCTGGCTGGTCACCCGCTACGACGAGGTGAGGACGCTCCTCGCCGACCGTCGGCTCGCCCTCAGCAATCCCTACCCGGAGCGGACGACCAAGAGCGCGGCCAGGGCTTTCATGGTCGCGCTGATGGCCGGAGACGACCACCACACCGAGGCCCCCCGGCACGCGCAGATGCGCGCCCTGCTGGTGCCCCGGTTCTCCACCCGCCGGATGCGCCTGATGAAGGCCCGGATCGAGCAGCATGTGGACGAGCTGCTCGACGAGTTGGCCGCCAGCACTCCGCCGGTCGACCTGCACCGTGCGCTGTCGTTCCCGTTGCCGACCATGGTGGTCTGCGATCTGCTCGGCGTGCCGTTGGCCGACCGGGAGCGGTTCGGGCAGTGGGCGCGAGGCACATTCGACCAGAGCGACAACCAGCATTCGGCGAACACCTTTCAACAGGTGGTCGACTACATGACGGAACTGGTGGCGCGCAAGCGAACCGAGCCGGGCGACGACATCCTGTCCGAGCTGATCGCCGATAAAGACCACACACTGTCCGATGCGGAGATTGCCCACCTGGGCAACGCGGTGCTCTTGTTCGGCTACGAGACCACCATTGTGCGCATCGATCTGGGTACCTTGCTGCTGCTGCGCAATCCGGCCCAGCGGGCCCTGCTGGCCGAAAAACCAGAACTCGCGCCGGCCGCGGTCGAGGAAATCCTGCGGCTGGGCGTGGGCGGCAACGGATCGAACGCGATAATCCCCCGTTACGCGCACAGCGACATCACCGTCGGCGACACGGTGATCCGGGCCGGGGACGCGGTGATGCTGGCCATCGGTGCGGCCAACTACGACGAGCGGGCATACCCCGGCGCCGACCTGTTCGACCTGACCCGGGAAAAGCCCAAGTCGCACATGGCCTTCGGGCACGGCGCCCGGCACTGTATCGGCCGCACGCTGGCCCGGATCGAGCTGACCGCGGTGTTCGAGCGGCTGTTCCGCAGACTGCCCGATCTGCGGCTCGCGGTACCCGAGGAGTCGCTGCGCTGGCAGGAGCACCGCATCACCGGCGGGTTCGATGAGATCCCCGTCACCTTCTGA
- the ptlH gene encoding 1-deoxypentalenic acid 11-beta-hydroxylase, producing MTETFSDYVDCTPLLDDREAIDRFYDEHGYLYLRGALDRELVRTAAEQMLEGLIALGHAAPGTTLDTLTIESFEAVDEVAMHDYVKYDDLWNHPSTLKVWEKVFGEPVFVFKSTTIRYYPSAAGSAEPSFLTPLHQDGFYIGPNKDFRTAWVPLLPTTRDIGGVAVADGSHKKGPREHVVTENFRRFGHPVRGIPPERLGADEPLLFSPMQPGDVILFHAFMCHKSIPNVSVNPAGMRMSMDTRIQPAASHRGFNALTPWPESAKDPSKGVMSKITGTPATVE from the coding sequence ATGACGGAGACTTTCAGCGACTACGTCGACTGCACGCCTCTTCTCGACGACCGTGAGGCCATCGACCGGTTCTACGACGAGCACGGCTACCTCTATCTGCGCGGCGCCCTGGACCGGGAACTCGTGCGGACCGCCGCCGAGCAGATGCTCGAGGGCCTGATCGCACTCGGCCACGCCGCCCCCGGCACCACGCTGGACACCCTCACCATCGAGTCCTTCGAGGCGGTCGACGAGGTGGCGATGCACGACTACGTCAAGTACGACGACCTGTGGAACCACCCCTCGACCCTCAAGGTCTGGGAGAAGGTCTTCGGCGAGCCCGTCTTCGTCTTCAAGTCGACGACGATCCGCTACTACCCCTCCGCCGCGGGCTCCGCGGAGCCGAGCTTCCTGACGCCGCTGCACCAGGACGGCTTCTACATCGGCCCGAACAAGGACTTCCGCACCGCCTGGGTGCCGCTGCTCCCGACGACCCGGGACATAGGCGGGGTCGCCGTCGCCGACGGCAGCCACAAGAAGGGCCCGCGCGAGCACGTCGTCACCGAGAACTTCCGCCGCTTCGGCCACCCCGTGCGCGGCATCCCGCCGGAGCGGCTCGGCGCGGACGAGCCGCTGCTGTTCTCGCCGATGCAGCCGGGCGACGTGATCCTCTTCCACGCCTTCATGTGCCACAAGTCCATACCGAACGTCTCGGTGAACCCGGCCGGCATGCGGATGTCGATGGACACCCGCATCCAACCCGCCGCCTCGCACCGCGGGTTCAACGCCCTGACCCCCTGGCCGGAGTCCGCGAAGGACCCCTCCAAGGGAGTCATGTCGAAGATCACCGGCACCCCCGCCACCGTCGAGTAG